Proteins from one Lepidochelys kempii isolate rLepKem1 chromosome 6, rLepKem1.hap2, whole genome shotgun sequence genomic window:
- the BBOF1 gene encoding basal body-orientation factor 1 isoform X2, with translation MRKGKGAKRGRAKKGAKAESKVDKESEAERAKANAALWEARLQVTEISRAEYRKAARVLARNNEELAWQQHRLEKDTVEVISFLKKQDVEKEEQIAKLKQQLADLKQQAQEENEKVAEHYSAQLKDLEEKFSKKAREIGLIQLELKTVKEFRKKKAHMEKELEDIKENMRISNREHQETLGRLENRFIEEKQLLEREAEKKIVMLAERAHHEAIVQLDSTGRAVFKENVRLQEALAYHLKEAQELKKIKKQLEEDKAFLLQEKETNENLVQEKVRQVTLQKAQIKALQHKVERLEVALGHMTQEFETEIQKTRHQALVQNQAGMVEINKLQQLLEMKDREMNRVKKLAKNILDERSEVESFFLEALEQVKREIVSSRKCYKQVAQAAYQKKMMEAFAGKEEYPKIRTFNSNAHSTNSVYKDLQEAEKWTNIQQGKVDIGQLTWEQKECVLRLLFARMNGLERRKRKHVLIPSAPAAVTPTSEERNKASTENIAPSLTFITQQVPVSEPSPHEAILPDIEMVTSQTAE, from the exons ATGCGAAAGGGGAAAGGCGCGAAGCGCGGGAG GGCGAAGAAGGGGGCCAAGGCTGAGTCGAAGGTAGATAAGGAGTCTGAGGCTGAGCGGGCCAAGGCCAATGCAGCGCTATGGGAAGCTCGGCTACAGGTGACTGAGATCTCCCGGGCCGAGTATCGGAAGGCTGCACGTGTGCTGGCCAGGAACAATGAGGAGCTGGCATGGCAGCAGCACCGTCTGGAGAAGGACACAGTTGAGGTGATCAGCTTTCTCAAGAAACAGGATGTGGAGAAAGAAGAGCAG ATTGCAAAACTGAAGCAACAGCTGGCAGATTTGAAGCAGCAGGCCcaagaagagaatgagaaagtg GCAGAACATTATTCTGCGCAGTTGAAAGATCTGGAGGAGAAATTCAGCAAAAAAGCAAGAGAAATTGGCTTAATTCAGTTGGAACtgaaaacagtaaaagaatttcGCAAGAAGAAAGCACATATGGAGAAGGAACTGGAAGAT aTAAAAGAGAATATGAGAATCTCAAACAGGGAACATCAGGAGACTCTTGGAAGGCTGGAGAACAGGTTCATTGAAGAAAAG CAACTACTAGAAAGAGAGGCTGAGAAGAAGATAGTAATGCTGGCAGAGAGAGCCCACCATGAGGCCATTGT GCAGTTAGACAGCACTGGGAGAGCAGTGTTTAAGGAGAATGTTCGTCTTCAGGAGGCTCTTGCTTATCACCTGAAGGAGGCACAGGagctaaaaaaaatcaagaagcaGCTAGAAGAGGACAAAGCTTTTCTTCTGCAGGAAAAG GAAACCAATGAGAATTTGGTTCAGGAAAAGGTCCGGCAAGTCACTCTGCAAAAAGCACAGATAAAAGCACTTCAGCACAAGGTAGAGAGACTGGAGGTGGCACTAGGTCACATGACCCAAGAATTTGAAACAGAAATTCAGAAGACACGGCATCAGGCTTTAGTTCAAAACCAGGCAGGCATGGTAGAGATCAacaagctgcagcagctgctggagatgAAGGACCGGGAGATGAATCGAGTGAAGAAACTGGCCAAGAACATCCTGGATGAGAGGAGTGAGGTGGAAAGTTTCTTTCTagaagctctggaacaggtgaAGCGTGAGATTGTGTCCAGCAGGAAGTGCTACAAGCAGGTGGCCCAAGCTGCCTATCAGAAGAAAATGATGGAGGCATTTGCAGGGAAGGAAGAGTACCCCAAAATCAGAACGTTTAACAGCAACGCTCACAGCACAAATAGTGTGTACAAGGACCTGCAGGAGGCAGAGAAATG GACAAATATCCAGCAAGGGAAGGTTGATATTGGCCAGTTGACATGGGAGCAGAAGGAATGTGTTCTGAGGTTACTCTTTGCAAGAATGAATGGCCTGGAGCGACG GAAACGCAAACATGTTTTGATCCCTTCAGCTCCAGCTGCTGTTACTCCTACTTCTGAAGAAAGAAACAAAGCTAG CACTGAAAACATTGCTCCTAGCCTGACCTTCATCACGCAGCAGGTCCCAGTATCAGAGCCCTCTCCTCATGAAGCAATCCTTCCAGATATTGAGATGGTAACGTCACAGACAGCAGAGTAA
- the ALDH6A1 gene encoding methylmalonate-semialdehyde/malonate-semialdehyde dehydrogenase [acylating], mitochondrial isoform X1: MAALAGRGARAGQRLLCRIPAKVNPTWYSSSFFSSVPATKLFIDGKFVESKTTEWINIHNPATNEVVGRVPKATQSEMEAAVTSCKKAFRNWSETSVLSRQQILLRYQQLIKDNLKEVAKLITLEQGKTLADAEGDVFRGLQVVEHACSVTSLMLGETLPSITKDMDTYTFRLPLGVCAGIAPFNFPAMIPLWMFPMAMVCGNTFLMKPSERVPGALMFLAKLLQDTGAPDGTLNIIHGQHEAVNFICDHPDIKAISFVGSNQAGEYIYERGSRNGKRVQSNMGAKNHGVVMPDANKENTLNQLVGAAFGAAGQRCMALSTAVLVGEAKKWLPELVERAKNLRVNAGDQPGADLGPLITPQAKERVCHLIECGVKEGAALLLDGRDIKVKGYERGNFVGPTILAKVQPSMTCYKEEIFGPVLVVLEADTLDEAIEIVNRNPYGNGTAIFTTNGATARKYSHLVDVGQVGVNVPIPVPLPMFSFTGSRASFRGDTNFYGKQGVQFYTQLRTIISQWKEEDATVTKPAVVMPTMGN; this comes from the exons ATCCCTGCAAAAGTGAATCCCACCTGGTATTCTTCATCCTTCTTCTCTTCAGTG CCAGCCACCAAACTCTTCATTGATGGGAAGTTTGTTGAATCCAAAACTACCGAATGGATCAATATCCATAACCCA GCCACAAACGAGGTGGTTGGTCGTGTCCCAAAGGCCACACAGAGCGAGATGGAGGCAGCTGTGACTTCATGCAAAAAAGCTTTTCGGAACTGGTCAGAGACATCTGTTCTGAGCCGCCAGCAAATCTTGCTGCGTTACCAGCAGCTCATCAAGGACAACCTG aaAGAAGTTGCCAAACTCATCACTTTGGAGCAAGGAAAGACCTTGGCTGATGCTGAGGGAGACGTATTCCGAGGCCTCC AGGTGGTTGAGCACGCCTGTAGCGTGACATCTCTCATGCTGGGAGAGACCCTGCCCTCCATCACTAAGGACATGGACACTTACACCTTTCGCCTGCCTCTGGGAGTGTGTGCAGGGATTGCACCATTCAATTTCCCAGCCATGATTCCTCTCTGGATGTTCCCCATGGCCATGGTTTGTGGAAACACCTTCTTGATGAAGCCATCAGAGCGTGTGCCAGGAGCACTTATGTTCCTTGCTAAGCTATTACAAGACACTGGTGCCCCTGATGGGACTCTGAACATCATCCATGGGCAACATGAAG CTGTGAATTTTATTTGTGACCATCCGGATATCAAGGCAATCAGCTTCGTGGGCTCCAATCAGGCTGGAGAGTACATCTATGAAAGAGGATCCCGGAACGGCAAGAGAGTCCAATCCAACATG GGAGCCAAGAACCATGGTGTGGTGATGCCTGATGCCAATAAGGAGAACACCTTGAATCAGCTTGTTGGAGCTGCTTTTGGAGCAGCTGGCCAACGCTGCATGGCCCTGTCTACAGCCGTATTAGTGGGAGAGGCAAAGAAATGGCTTCCAGAACTGGTGGAGAGAGCCAAGAACCTGCGAGTTAATGCAG GAGACCAACCAGGAGCAGATCTGGGGCCCTTGATCACCCCCCAGGCTAAGGAGCGAGTCTGCCACCTGATTGAGTGTGGAGTGAAGGAAGGAGCTGCCCTCCTTCTGGATGGACGAGACATCAAAGTGAAGGGTTATGAGAGAGGCAACTTTGTTGGACCAACCAtccttgctaaagtccag CCAAGCATGACCTGCTATAAGGAGGAAATCTTTGGGCCAGTTCTCGTGGTTCTGGAAGCAGACACTCTTGATGAAGCAATTGAGATAGTGAacaggaatccctatggaaatGGAACTGCAATCTTCACCACCAATGGTGCCACCGCTAGGAAATACTCCCACTTGGTGGACGTGGGGCAG GTGGGTGTAAATGTTCCAATACCAGTGCCTCTGCCCATGTTCTCCTTCACTGGCTCTCGTGCTTCTTTCAGAGGAGACACCAATTTCTATGGCAAACAG GGGGTGCAGTTCTATACACAGCTGAGGACCATCATCTCTCAGTGGAAAGAGGAAGATGCCACAGTTACCAAGCCTGCTGTAGTTATGCCAACCATGGGAAACTAA
- the BBOF1 gene encoding basal body-orientation factor 1 isoform X3, with translation MQTLHNVISKCEVTIGPAAHGAHAAPNAAQNLLKQLMEQIKNSSQIAKLKQQLADLKQQAQEENEKVAEHYSAQLKDLEEKFSKKAREIGLIQLELKTVKEFRKKKAHMEKELEDIKENMRISNREHQETLGRLENRFIEEKQLLEREAEKKIVMLAERAHHEAIVQLDSTGRAVFKENVRLQEALAYHLKEAQELKKIKKQLEEDKAFLLQEKETNENLVQEKVRQVTLQKAQIKALQHKVERLEVALGHMTQEFETEIQKTRHQALVQNQAGMVEINKLQQLLEMKDREMNRVKKLAKNILDERSEVESFFLEALEQVKREIVSSRKCYKQVAQAAYQKKMMEAFAGKEEYPKIRTFNSNAHSTNSVYKDLQEAEKWTNIQQGKVDIGQLTWEQKECVLRLLFARMNGLERRKRKHVLIPSAPAAVTPTSEERNKASTENIAPSLTFITQQVPVSEPSPHEAILPDIEMVTSQTAE, from the exons ATGCAGACTCTCCACAATGTCATCAGCAAATGTGAGGTGACCATAGGACCTGCTGCTCATGGTGCACATGCAGCTCCTAATGCAGCACAGAACCTTTTGAAGCAGCTGATGGAACAAATCAAAAATAGCTCACAG ATTGCAAAACTGAAGCAACAGCTGGCAGATTTGAAGCAGCAGGCCcaagaagagaatgagaaagtg GCAGAACATTATTCTGCGCAGTTGAAAGATCTGGAGGAGAAATTCAGCAAAAAAGCAAGAGAAATTGGCTTAATTCAGTTGGAACtgaaaacagtaaaagaatttcGCAAGAAGAAAGCACATATGGAGAAGGAACTGGAAGAT aTAAAAGAGAATATGAGAATCTCAAACAGGGAACATCAGGAGACTCTTGGAAGGCTGGAGAACAGGTTCATTGAAGAAAAG CAACTACTAGAAAGAGAGGCTGAGAAGAAGATAGTAATGCTGGCAGAGAGAGCCCACCATGAGGCCATTGT GCAGTTAGACAGCACTGGGAGAGCAGTGTTTAAGGAGAATGTTCGTCTTCAGGAGGCTCTTGCTTATCACCTGAAGGAGGCACAGGagctaaaaaaaatcaagaagcaGCTAGAAGAGGACAAAGCTTTTCTTCTGCAGGAAAAG GAAACCAATGAGAATTTGGTTCAGGAAAAGGTCCGGCAAGTCACTCTGCAAAAAGCACAGATAAAAGCACTTCAGCACAAGGTAGAGAGACTGGAGGTGGCACTAGGTCACATGACCCAAGAATTTGAAACAGAAATTCAGAAGACACGGCATCAGGCTTTAGTTCAAAACCAGGCAGGCATGGTAGAGATCAacaagctgcagcagctgctggagatgAAGGACCGGGAGATGAATCGAGTGAAGAAACTGGCCAAGAACATCCTGGATGAGAGGAGTGAGGTGGAAAGTTTCTTTCTagaagctctggaacaggtgaAGCGTGAGATTGTGTCCAGCAGGAAGTGCTACAAGCAGGTGGCCCAAGCTGCCTATCAGAAGAAAATGATGGAGGCATTTGCAGGGAAGGAAGAGTACCCCAAAATCAGAACGTTTAACAGCAACGCTCACAGCACAAATAGTGTGTACAAGGACCTGCAGGAGGCAGAGAAATG GACAAATATCCAGCAAGGGAAGGTTGATATTGGCCAGTTGACATGGGAGCAGAAGGAATGTGTTCTGAGGTTACTCTTTGCAAGAATGAATGGCCTGGAGCGACG GAAACGCAAACATGTTTTGATCCCTTCAGCTCCAGCTGCTGTTACTCCTACTTCTGAAGAAAGAAACAAAGCTAG CACTGAAAACATTGCTCCTAGCCTGACCTTCATCACGCAGCAGGTCCCAGTATCAGAGCCCTCTCCTCATGAAGCAATCCTTCCAGATATTGAGATGGTAACGTCACAGACAGCAGAGTAA
- the BBOF1 gene encoding basal body-orientation factor 1 isoform X1 yields MGVPGASYPRASAFPHRAKKGAKAESKVDKESEAERAKANAALWEARLQVTEISRAEYRKAARVLARNNEELAWQQHRLEKDTVEVISFLKKQDVEKEEQIAKLKQQLADLKQQAQEENEKVAEHYSAQLKDLEEKFSKKAREIGLIQLELKTVKEFRKKKAHMEKELEDIKENMRISNREHQETLGRLENRFIEEKQLLEREAEKKIVMLAERAHHEAIVQLDSTGRAVFKENVRLQEALAYHLKEAQELKKIKKQLEEDKAFLLQEKETNENLVQEKVRQVTLQKAQIKALQHKVERLEVALGHMTQEFETEIQKTRHQALVQNQAGMVEINKLQQLLEMKDREMNRVKKLAKNILDERSEVESFFLEALEQVKREIVSSRKCYKQVAQAAYQKKMMEAFAGKEEYPKIRTFNSNAHSTNSVYKDLQEAEKWTNIQQGKVDIGQLTWEQKECVLRLLFARMNGLERRKRKHVLIPSAPAAVTPTSEERNKASTENIAPSLTFITQQVPVSEPSPHEAILPDIEMVTSQTAE; encoded by the exons ATGGGAGTTCCAGGGGCCTCGTACCCACGTGCCTCAGCTTTTCCTCACAGGGCGAAGAAGGGGGCCAAGGCTGAGTCGAAGGTAGATAAGGAGTCTGAGGCTGAGCGGGCCAAGGCCAATGCAGCGCTATGGGAAGCTCGGCTACAGGTGACTGAGATCTCCCGGGCCGAGTATCGGAAGGCTGCACGTGTGCTGGCCAGGAACAATGAGGAGCTGGCATGGCAGCAGCACCGTCTGGAGAAGGACACAGTTGAGGTGATCAGCTTTCTCAAGAAACAGGATGTGGAGAAAGAAGAGCAG ATTGCAAAACTGAAGCAACAGCTGGCAGATTTGAAGCAGCAGGCCcaagaagagaatgagaaagtg GCAGAACATTATTCTGCGCAGTTGAAAGATCTGGAGGAGAAATTCAGCAAAAAAGCAAGAGAAATTGGCTTAATTCAGTTGGAACtgaaaacagtaaaagaatttcGCAAGAAGAAAGCACATATGGAGAAGGAACTGGAAGAT aTAAAAGAGAATATGAGAATCTCAAACAGGGAACATCAGGAGACTCTTGGAAGGCTGGAGAACAGGTTCATTGAAGAAAAG CAACTACTAGAAAGAGAGGCTGAGAAGAAGATAGTAATGCTGGCAGAGAGAGCCCACCATGAGGCCATTGT GCAGTTAGACAGCACTGGGAGAGCAGTGTTTAAGGAGAATGTTCGTCTTCAGGAGGCTCTTGCTTATCACCTGAAGGAGGCACAGGagctaaaaaaaatcaagaagcaGCTAGAAGAGGACAAAGCTTTTCTTCTGCAGGAAAAG GAAACCAATGAGAATTTGGTTCAGGAAAAGGTCCGGCAAGTCACTCTGCAAAAAGCACAGATAAAAGCACTTCAGCACAAGGTAGAGAGACTGGAGGTGGCACTAGGTCACATGACCCAAGAATTTGAAACAGAAATTCAGAAGACACGGCATCAGGCTTTAGTTCAAAACCAGGCAGGCATGGTAGAGATCAacaagctgcagcagctgctggagatgAAGGACCGGGAGATGAATCGAGTGAAGAAACTGGCCAAGAACATCCTGGATGAGAGGAGTGAGGTGGAAAGTTTCTTTCTagaagctctggaacaggtgaAGCGTGAGATTGTGTCCAGCAGGAAGTGCTACAAGCAGGTGGCCCAAGCTGCCTATCAGAAGAAAATGATGGAGGCATTTGCAGGGAAGGAAGAGTACCCCAAAATCAGAACGTTTAACAGCAACGCTCACAGCACAAATAGTGTGTACAAGGACCTGCAGGAGGCAGAGAAATG GACAAATATCCAGCAAGGGAAGGTTGATATTGGCCAGTTGACATGGGAGCAGAAGGAATGTGTTCTGAGGTTACTCTTTGCAAGAATGAATGGCCTGGAGCGACG GAAACGCAAACATGTTTTGATCCCTTCAGCTCCAGCTGCTGTTACTCCTACTTCTGAAGAAAGAAACAAAGCTAG CACTGAAAACATTGCTCCTAGCCTGACCTTCATCACGCAGCAGGTCCCAGTATCAGAGCCCTCTCCTCATGAAGCAATCCTTCCAGATATTGAGATGGTAACGTCACAGACAGCAGAGTAA
- the ALDH6A1 gene encoding methylmalonate-semialdehyde/malonate-semialdehyde dehydrogenase [acylating], mitochondrial isoform X2, whose protein sequence is MEAAVTSCKKAFRNWSETSVLSRQQILLRYQQLIKDNLKEVAKLITLEQGKTLADAEGDVFRGLQVVEHACSVTSLMLGETLPSITKDMDTYTFRLPLGVCAGIAPFNFPAMIPLWMFPMAMVCGNTFLMKPSERVPGALMFLAKLLQDTGAPDGTLNIIHGQHEAVNFICDHPDIKAISFVGSNQAGEYIYERGSRNGKRVQSNMGAKNHGVVMPDANKENTLNQLVGAAFGAAGQRCMALSTAVLVGEAKKWLPELVERAKNLRVNAGDQPGADLGPLITPQAKERVCHLIECGVKEGAALLLDGRDIKVKGYERGNFVGPTILAKVQPSMTCYKEEIFGPVLVVLEADTLDEAIEIVNRNPYGNGTAIFTTNGATARKYSHLVDVGQVGVNVPIPVPLPMFSFTGSRASFRGDTNFYGKQGVQFYTQLRTIISQWKEEDATVTKPAVVMPTMGN, encoded by the exons ATGGAGGCAGCTGTGACTTCATGCAAAAAAGCTTTTCGGAACTGGTCAGAGACATCTGTTCTGAGCCGCCAGCAAATCTTGCTGCGTTACCAGCAGCTCATCAAGGACAACCTG aaAGAAGTTGCCAAACTCATCACTTTGGAGCAAGGAAAGACCTTGGCTGATGCTGAGGGAGACGTATTCCGAGGCCTCC AGGTGGTTGAGCACGCCTGTAGCGTGACATCTCTCATGCTGGGAGAGACCCTGCCCTCCATCACTAAGGACATGGACACTTACACCTTTCGCCTGCCTCTGGGAGTGTGTGCAGGGATTGCACCATTCAATTTCCCAGCCATGATTCCTCTCTGGATGTTCCCCATGGCCATGGTTTGTGGAAACACCTTCTTGATGAAGCCATCAGAGCGTGTGCCAGGAGCACTTATGTTCCTTGCTAAGCTATTACAAGACACTGGTGCCCCTGATGGGACTCTGAACATCATCCATGGGCAACATGAAG CTGTGAATTTTATTTGTGACCATCCGGATATCAAGGCAATCAGCTTCGTGGGCTCCAATCAGGCTGGAGAGTACATCTATGAAAGAGGATCCCGGAACGGCAAGAGAGTCCAATCCAACATG GGAGCCAAGAACCATGGTGTGGTGATGCCTGATGCCAATAAGGAGAACACCTTGAATCAGCTTGTTGGAGCTGCTTTTGGAGCAGCTGGCCAACGCTGCATGGCCCTGTCTACAGCCGTATTAGTGGGAGAGGCAAAGAAATGGCTTCCAGAACTGGTGGAGAGAGCCAAGAACCTGCGAGTTAATGCAG GAGACCAACCAGGAGCAGATCTGGGGCCCTTGATCACCCCCCAGGCTAAGGAGCGAGTCTGCCACCTGATTGAGTGTGGAGTGAAGGAAGGAGCTGCCCTCCTTCTGGATGGACGAGACATCAAAGTGAAGGGTTATGAGAGAGGCAACTTTGTTGGACCAACCAtccttgctaaagtccag CCAAGCATGACCTGCTATAAGGAGGAAATCTTTGGGCCAGTTCTCGTGGTTCTGGAAGCAGACACTCTTGATGAAGCAATTGAGATAGTGAacaggaatccctatggaaatGGAACTGCAATCTTCACCACCAATGGTGCCACCGCTAGGAAATACTCCCACTTGGTGGACGTGGGGCAG GTGGGTGTAAATGTTCCAATACCAGTGCCTCTGCCCATGTTCTCCTTCACTGGCTCTCGTGCTTCTTTCAGAGGAGACACCAATTTCTATGGCAAACAG GGGGTGCAGTTCTATACACAGCTGAGGACCATCATCTCTCAGTGGAAAGAGGAAGATGCCACAGTTACCAAGCCTGCTGTAGTTATGCCAACCATGGGAAACTAA